One Loxodonta africana isolate mLoxAfr1 chromosome 4, mLoxAfr1.hap2, whole genome shotgun sequence genomic region harbors:
- the RPP38 gene encoding ribonuclease P protein subunit p38, producing MAAAPQAGRGSVRKTRPLVVKTSLNNPYTICWSSLEREDMHFILQTLEDRFQYIGLRKIEDKKRKKQPSFQKQSREKCNIDVDISEDLKEKKPDDNQQVSGWTPVHVRKQLAIGVNEVTRALERNDLLLVLVCKSVKPAIITSHLIQLSLCRAVPACQVPRLSERIAPVIGLKCVLALGFKKNTADFVDEIKAIIPRVPSLNVPWLPDRIEDSRENQETEFLGRQDKEILETSSEDLSKHKRKLVEGQQGSAVVLQPLKIKKIIPNPNKIRKPPKSKKTTSK from the coding sequence ATGGCTGCAGCTCCTCAAGCTGGGAGGGGATCTGTTCGGAAGACAAGACCTTTAGTTGTAAAGACATCATTGAACAATCCATATACTATCTGCTGGAGTTCTCTAGAGAGAGAGGATATGCACTTCATATTACAGACACTTGAAGACAGATTTCAGTATATTGGACTTCGGAAGATTGAggataagaaaaggaaaaaacagcCTTCTTTCCAAAAGCAAAGCAGAGAAAAATGTAACATAGATGTCGATATTAGTGAAGATCTGAAAGAGAAAAAGCCAGATGATAACCAACAAGTGTCAGGGTGGACTCCCGTGCACGTCAGGAAGCAGCTTGCCATTGGAGTCAATGAAGTGACCAGAGCGCTGGAGAGGAACGACCTGCTTTTAGTCCTGGTGTGTAAGTCAGTCAAGCCTGCCATCATCACCTCACACTTGATTCAGTTAAGCTTATGCAGAGCTGTGCCTGCTTGCCAGGTTCCCCGCCTCAGTGAGAGAATTGCACCTGTCATTGGCTTGAAATGTGTCCTAGCCTTGGGGTTCAAAAAGAATACCGCTGACTTTGTTGATGAAATAAAAGCTATAATTCCCAGAGTACCCAGTTTAAATGTACCATGGCTTCCAGACAGAATTGAAGACTCGAGGGAAAATCAAGAGACTGAATTTTTGGGAAGGCAAGACAAAGAGATTTTGGAAACTTCATCTGAAGACCTCTCTAAACATAAGCGGAAGCTGGTTGAAGGTCAGCAGGGTTCTGCTGTAGTGTTACAACccctgaaaataaagaaaataattccaaacCCTAATAAGATAAGAAAACCACCCAAAAGTAAAAAAACTACTTCAAAGTAA